From Plectropomus leopardus isolate mb chromosome 17, YSFRI_Pleo_2.0, whole genome shotgun sequence, a single genomic window includes:
- the eef2kmt gene encoding protein-lysine N-methyltransferase EEF2KMT isoform X1: MEHSEHNQTSGMKSVNQADILRDFQVSFFAMSRLVSLPWTYLEKDLESHKSSDLISEILKQTCLHSLCRKFPPSAKYRKLFLSEIIRRQEAAGCDPLDELYDALAEVVGAEDTTECYKSYLLPSGDAVSLLENVALISDGTTGLVTWEAALYLAEWALDHQQAFTGRTVLELGSGVGLTGITICRSCSPERFVFSDCHPRVLQKLRNNVQLNGLTEQTSPAVSVEEMDWTIATEEQIKQIGASIVIAADVVYDPDVVGSLVKLLSKIMRCSSPGVRPEVLICSTIRNQETYSGFKQQLEKAGVSHEVMTGAVRHMFPYNRVSAIEMIKLYR; this comes from the exons ATGGAGCACTCAGAGCACAACCAAACTTCAGGCATGAAAAGTGTAAATCAGGCGGATATTTTACGGGACTTTCAAGTGTCGTTTTTCGCTATGAGTCGTCTGGTTTCATTGCCCTGGACC tatttggaAAAAGACCTTGAAAGCCACAAATCGTCAGACCTGATTTCTGAAATCCTAAAACAG aCGTGCCTTCACTCTTTGTGCCGTAAGTTTCCACCATCAGCGAAATACAGGAAGCTGTTCCTCTCAGAGATCATTAGACGG CAGGAGGCTGCAGGCTGTGATCCTCTGGACGAGTTGTACGACGCCCTGGCTGAAGTGGTGGGAGCAGAAGACACGACAGAGTGCTACAAGAGCTACTTACTG CCCAGTGGTGATGCTGTCAGCCTGCTGGAAAACGTAGCTCTGATCTCAGACGGGACCACCGGCCTGGTGACCTGGGAGGCTGCTCTCTACCTGGCAGAGTGGGCTCTGGATCACCAGCAAGCCTTCACCGGCAG GACCGTTCTGGAGCTGGGCAGCGGCGTGGGGTTGACTGGCATCACCATCTGTCGTTCCTGCAGCCCGGAAAGATTCGTCTTCAGCGACTGTCACCCGAGAGTCCTGCAGAAGCTGAGAAACAACGTTCAGCTGAAcggtctgacagagcagacgTCTCCTGCAGTCAGTGTGGAGGAGATGGACTGGACGATAGCGACAGAGGAACAAATCAAACAGATCGGGGCGAGCATCGTCATCGCTGCAG ATGTGGTGTACGACCCCGATGTTGTTGGAAGTCTGGTGAAGCTGCTGTCCAAGATCATGAGGTGTTCGTCTCCTGGAGTCCGCCCTGAGGTCCTCATCTGCTCCACCATAAGAAACCAGGAGACGTACAGCGGCTTCAAGCAGCAGCTCG aaaaagcagGAGTCAGCCATGAGGTGATGACAGGAGCCGTCCGCCACATGTTTCCTTACAACAGAgtctctgcaatagaaatgatTAAACTGTACAGGTGA
- the eef2kmt gene encoding protein-lysine N-methyltransferase EEF2KMT isoform X2 produces MEHSEHNQTSGMKSVNQADILRDFQVSFFAMSRLVSLPWTYLEKDLESHKSSDLISEILKQTCLHSLCRKFPPSAKYRKLFLSEIIRREAAGCDPLDELYDALAEVVGAEDTTECYKSYLLPSGDAVSLLENVALISDGTTGLVTWEAALYLAEWALDHQQAFTGRTVLELGSGVGLTGITICRSCSPERFVFSDCHPRVLQKLRNNVQLNGLTEQTSPAVSVEEMDWTIATEEQIKQIGASIVIAADVVYDPDVVGSLVKLLSKIMRCSSPGVRPEVLICSTIRNQETYSGFKQQLEKAGVSHEVMTGAVRHMFPYNRVSAIEMIKLYR; encoded by the exons ATGGAGCACTCAGAGCACAACCAAACTTCAGGCATGAAAAGTGTAAATCAGGCGGATATTTTACGGGACTTTCAAGTGTCGTTTTTCGCTATGAGTCGTCTGGTTTCATTGCCCTGGACC tatttggaAAAAGACCTTGAAAGCCACAAATCGTCAGACCTGATTTCTGAAATCCTAAAACAG aCGTGCCTTCACTCTTTGTGCCGTAAGTTTCCACCATCAGCGAAATACAGGAAGCTGTTCCTCTCAGAGATCATTAGACGG GAGGCTGCAGGCTGTGATCCTCTGGACGAGTTGTACGACGCCCTGGCTGAAGTGGTGGGAGCAGAAGACACGACAGAGTGCTACAAGAGCTACTTACTG CCCAGTGGTGATGCTGTCAGCCTGCTGGAAAACGTAGCTCTGATCTCAGACGGGACCACCGGCCTGGTGACCTGGGAGGCTGCTCTCTACCTGGCAGAGTGGGCTCTGGATCACCAGCAAGCCTTCACCGGCAG GACCGTTCTGGAGCTGGGCAGCGGCGTGGGGTTGACTGGCATCACCATCTGTCGTTCCTGCAGCCCGGAAAGATTCGTCTTCAGCGACTGTCACCCGAGAGTCCTGCAGAAGCTGAGAAACAACGTTCAGCTGAAcggtctgacagagcagacgTCTCCTGCAGTCAGTGTGGAGGAGATGGACTGGACGATAGCGACAGAGGAACAAATCAAACAGATCGGGGCGAGCATCGTCATCGCTGCAG ATGTGGTGTACGACCCCGATGTTGTTGGAAGTCTGGTGAAGCTGCTGTCCAAGATCATGAGGTGTTCGTCTCCTGGAGTCCGCCCTGAGGTCCTCATCTGCTCCACCATAAGAAACCAGGAGACGTACAGCGGCTTCAAGCAGCAGCTCG aaaaagcagGAGTCAGCCATGAGGTGATGACAGGAGCCGTCCGCCACATGTTTCCTTACAACAGAgtctctgcaatagaaatgatTAAACTGTACAGGTGA
- the alg1 gene encoding chitobiosyldiphosphodolichol beta-mannosyltransferase: MATRCTCTAFLAFFVLIAAVLIALYAAGSDITWPAVSLTVITVLVSLWLRRRDGGTDRRVCVLVLGDIGRSPRMQYHALSLSKHGYNVTFVGFLDTKPHKDVLREEKIRIVPIAEVKGVRVGPKILTYVTKVILQCLQLLYVLLNMETQSHILMQNPPGLPSIAVAWLACVLRGSRFVIDWHNYGYTIMALSHGPTHPVVRLAKWYEHSFGPLATHNLCVTNAMKDDLQKNWGIKATTLYDRPASIFRETPLKLQHELFVRLANTYPEFQSKGSDQVERTVFTDCDLTGDTVTLRAERPALLLSSTSWTEDEDFSILLKALEEYEGFIKGGASLPPLVCVITGKGPQKEHYRKLIDTLHLEHVKICTPWLEAEDYPVLLGSADLGVCLHKSSSGLDLPMKVVDMFGCCLPVCAIHFNCLHELVKHEENGLIFRGSQELAEQLKSLLSEFPSSEGRLGAFRRNLRTSRGQRWDDNWDQNVLPLISAP; the protein is encoded by the exons ATGGCGACGCGCTGCACCTGCACGgcttttctggcattttttgtgttaattgcGGCGGTTTTAATCGCGCTTTATGCCGCAGGTTCAGATATAACGTGGCCGGCAGTGTCTCTGACTGTTATTACCGTCCTGGTGTCGCTGTGGTTGCGGCGGCGGGACGGCGGGACTGACCGGCgggtgtgtgtgctggtgttgGGGGATATCGGTCGCAGCCCTCGGATGCAGTATCACGCCTTGTCCCTCAGCAAACACGGATATAATGTTACTTTTGTCGGGTTTTTAG ATACCAAACCTCATAAAGACGTgctgagagaggagaaaataagGATAGTGCCTATAGCAGAGGTCAAAGGTGTTCGAG tggGACCAAAAATCCTCACATATGTGACGAAGGTGATTCTTCAGTGTCTGCAGCTTCTTTATGTGCTGCTGAACATGGAGACACAGTCTCATATACTGATGCAG AATCCCCCGGGCCTGCCCAGCATCGCAGTGGCTTGGCTCGCGTGCGTCCTGCGTGGCAGCAGATTCGTCATCGACTGGCACAACTACGGCTACACCATCATGGCCCTGAGCCACGGCCCGACACACCCGGTGGTCCGCCTGGCAAAGTG GTATGAGCACTCCTTCGGCCCTCTGGCTACTCACAACCTGTGTGTTACTAACGCGATGAAGGACGACTTACAGAAAAACTGGGGCATCaa GGCGACGACTCTGTACGACAGACCAGCCTCCATCTTCAGAGAGACTCCACTGAAGCTGCAGCACGAGCTCTTCGTGAGACTGGCTAACACTTACCCTGAGTTCCAGAGCAAAGG GTCTGACCAGGTGGAGAGGACTGTTTTTACAGACTGTGACCTCACTGGtgacacagtgaccttgaggGCGGAGCGACCTGCGCTGCTGCTCAGCAGCACCAGCTGGACAG AGGACGAAGACTTCTCCATCCTGCTGAAGGCTCTTGAGG AGTATGAAGGTTTCATTAAAGGGGGAGCTTCATTACCACCGTTAGTCTGTGTGATCACAG gtaaaGGTCCTCAGAAGGAACACTACAGGAAGCTGATTGACACTCTGCATTTAGAGCACGTGAAGATCTGCACTCCCTGGCTGGAGGCAGAAGACTATCCTGTCTTATTAG GTTCGGCAGACCTGGGTGTGTGCCTCCACAAGTCGTCCAGCGGTCTGGATCTCCCCATGAAGGTGGTGGACATGTTCGGCTGCTGCCTGCCCGTCTGTGCCATCCACTTCAACTG tttACATGAGCTGGTGAAGCACGAGGAGAACGGACTGATCTTCAGAGGCTCTCAGGAGCTCGCAGAGCAGCTTAAG tctctCCTGTCAGAGTTTCCCAGTTCAGAGGGCAGACTGGGAGCGTTCAGGAGGAACCTCCgcaccagcagagggcagcgCTGGGACGACAACTGGGACCAGAACGTCCTACCTCTGATCTCTGCTCCCTga